A stretch of Bacillus pseudomycoides DNA encodes these proteins:
- the speD gene encoding adenosylmethionine decarboxylase — MDTMGRHVIAELWDCDFDKLNDMPFIEQLFVDAALRAGAEVREVAFHKFAPQGVSGVVIISESHLTIHSFPEHGYASIDVYTCGDRIDPNVAAEYIAEGLNAKTRESIELPRGTGSFEIKHRETKAL; from the coding sequence ATGGACACGATGGGTCGTCACGTAATCGCTGAACTTTGGGATTGCGATTTCGACAAGCTTAATGATATGCCGTTTATTGAACAATTATTTGTGGATGCAGCACTAAGAGCTGGTGCTGAAGTACGTGAGGTTGCTTTTCATAAATTTGCGCCACAGGGTGTAAGTGGAGTTGTAATCATTTCGGAGTCACATTTAACAATTCATAGCTTTCCAGAGCACGGCTATGCAAGTATTGATGTTTATACTTGCGGGGATCGTATTGATCCAAATGTTGCTGCAGAATATATTGCAGAAGGTTTAAATGCGAAAACGCGAGAGAGCATCGAGCTTCCTCGAGGCACAGGTAGCTTCGAAATTAAGCATAGAGAAACAAAAGCTCTTTAA
- a CDS encoding glyceraldehyde-3-phosphate dehydrogenase yields the protein MTRVAINGFGRIGRMVFRQAIKESAFEIVAINASYPPETLAHLIKYDTVHGKFDGTVEAFEDHLLVDGKMIRLLNNRDPKELPWKELDVEIVIEATGKFNAKEKAILHVEAGAKKVILTAPGKNEDVTIVVGVNEEQLDITKHTVISNASCTTNCLAPVVKVLDEQFGIENGLMTTVHAYTNDQKNIDNPHKDLRRARACGQSIIPTTTGAAKALAKVLPHLNGKLHGMALRVPTPNVSLVDLVVDVKRDVTVEEINEAFKTVANGPLKGIIEFSEEPLVSIDFNTNTHSAIIDSLSTMVMGERKVKVLAWYDNEWGYSRRVVDLVKLVAAELTKQESVQHI from the coding sequence ATGACTCGTGTGGCAATTAATGGATTTGGACGTATTGGGAGAATGGTATTTCGTCAAGCGATAAAAGAAAGCGCATTCGAAATTGTAGCGATTAACGCAAGCTATCCACCAGAAACATTAGCACATTTAATCAAGTATGATACAGTTCATGGCAAGTTTGACGGAACAGTGGAAGCATTTGAAGATCATTTATTAGTGGATGGGAAAATGATTCGCCTTCTAAACAACCGCGATCCAAAAGAATTGCCTTGGAAAGAACTGGATGTTGAAATTGTAATTGAAGCAACTGGTAAATTTAATGCGAAAGAAAAAGCAATTCTTCACGTAGAAGCTGGGGCGAAGAAGGTTATTTTAACAGCGCCTGGTAAAAATGAAGATGTAACAATTGTAGTTGGTGTGAACGAAGAACAATTAGATATTACAAAACATACCGTGATTTCAAATGCATCTTGTACAACAAACTGTTTAGCGCCTGTTGTTAAGGTGTTAGATGAGCAGTTTGGAATTGAAAACGGTTTAATGACAACCGTTCATGCTTATACAAATGACCAAAAAAATATTGATAACCCACATAAAGATTTACGAAGAGCGCGTGCTTGTGGACAGTCTATTATTCCTACAACAACAGGCGCTGCAAAAGCTCTAGCGAAAGTTCTTCCACATTTAAACGGAAAGCTTCATGGGATGGCACTTCGTGTTCCGACACCAAACGTGTCTCTTGTTGACTTAGTAGTAGATGTAAAACGTGATGTAACAGTTGAGGAAATTAATGAAGCGTTTAAAACTGTTGCAAACGGTCCATTGAAAGGGATTATTGAGTTCAGTGAGGAACCTTTAGTTTCGATTGACTTTAATACAAATACACACTCAGCTATCATTGATAGTTTATCTACAATGGTAATGGGCGAACGTAAAGTAAAAGTACTTGCTTGGTATGATAACGAGTGGGGTTACTCTCGCCGCGTTGTAGATCTTGTGAAGTTAGTTGCCGCTGAATTAACAAAACAAGAAAGTGTACAACACATTTAA